One Nostoc sp. UHCC 0302 DNA window includes the following coding sequences:
- a CDS encoding sulfonate ABC transporter substrate-binding protein, with amino-acid sequence MFTSSLKKKLTVINKVALCIMPSFIVLSTTLISCTSTNPKADTVATKTITFKTKLVRMGYQSSGDLVRVRGVLEKRLEPLGIKVQWAQFAQGPQLMEAMNVGKIDIGSVGETPPIFAQAAGARIVYLAGRRLTPTSGAGSAIVVPKGSPIKTLADIKGQKVVFQKGSASHYFIIQALKEVGLKYSDIQVLSMPNVEARGAFIQGTIPVWVTGDPHLALVEKLHGARVLRDAKNIGTPGGYYIGTREFSKDNPELVRIILEEIDKNGQWAESNRKEVAKLIAPILKIDLPIQEIISSRSNNRLKGITPELMKDQQRIADLFYEEQILPKKIDVQEALLTPKEYAAITPPTLISEK; translated from the coding sequence ATGTTTACAAGTTCCCTTAAAAAAAAGCTGACAGTCATTAATAAAGTGGCATTATGCATAATGCCAAGTTTTATAGTTTTATCTACTACTTTAATAAGTTGCACTTCAACCAATCCTAAAGCAGATACAGTAGCTACAAAAACCATTACTTTTAAAACAAAACTAGTCAGAATGGGGTATCAAAGCTCTGGTGATTTGGTTAGGGTCAGGGGAGTTTTAGAAAAACGTTTGGAACCCTTGGGTATAAAAGTACAGTGGGCGCAATTTGCTCAAGGGCCGCAACTTATGGAAGCAATGAACGTCGGTAAAATTGATATTGGTTCAGTAGGTGAGACTCCTCCCATTTTTGCCCAAGCTGCTGGTGCTAGAATTGTTTATCTTGCTGGTAGAAGATTGACTCCTACTTCTGGTGCAGGCAGCGCTATTGTTGTTCCTAAAGGTTCTCCTATTAAAACTCTAGCTGATATCAAAGGTCAAAAAGTAGTTTTTCAAAAAGGTTCTGCTTCTCACTATTTTATCATTCAAGCTTTGAAAGAAGTAGGTTTGAAATACAGTGATATTCAAGTCTTGAGTATGCCCAATGTTGAAGCCCGTGGTGCTTTTATTCAAGGAACTATTCCAGTTTGGGTTACTGGTGATCCTCACTTAGCTTTGGTGGAAAAACTACACGGTGCGCGTGTGCTGCGAGATGCCAAAAATATCGGTACTCCAGGTGGATACTATATAGGAACACGAGAATTTTCTAAGGATAATCCTGAATTAGTTCGGATCATCTTGGAAGAGATTGATAAAAATGGTCAATGGGCAGAATCAAATCGTAAAGAGGTTGCTAAGTTAATTGCACCGATACTCAAGATTGATCTGCCGATTCAAGAGATAATTTCTAGTCGCTCTAATAATCGATTAAAAGGAATTACACCAGAATTGATGAAAGACCAACAGCGAATTGCTGATTTATTTTATGAGGAACAAATTCTACCCAAAAAGATTGATGTTCAGGAAGCATTACTGACACCTAAAGAATATGCAGCTATTACTCCACCAACACTGATAAGCGAAAAATAA